A window of the Vigna angularis cultivar LongXiaoDou No.4 chromosome 3, ASM1680809v1, whole genome shotgun sequence genome harbors these coding sequences:
- the LOC108324504 gene encoding CEN-like protein 2 — MARVSTDPLAIGRVIGDVLESFTPSIKMTVTFSKKQVHNGHELIPSTVTTCPRVEIGGEDLRSFFTLIMTDPDVPGPSDPYLREHLHWMVTDIPGTTNASFGKVLVSYEMPKPNIGIHRFVFVLFQQKRRQCVTPPSSRDNFNTRKFSSENDLGLPVAAVYFNAQRETAARRR, encoded by the exons ATGGCAAGGGTGTCCACAGATCCACTAGCTATTGGGAGAGTCATAGGAGATGTTCTTGAGTCTTTCACTCCAAGCATAAAAATGACTGTAACATTCAGTAAGAAGCAAGTCCACAATGGCCATGAACTCATTCCTTCCACAGTTACCACATGCCCCAGGGTTGAGATTGGTGGAGAAGATTTGAGATCCTTCTTTACactg ATTATGACAGACCCTGATGTCCCAGGACCTAGTGACCCTTATCTGAGAGAACATCTGCACTG GATGGTGACAGACATACCAGGCACAACAAATGCCTCATTTg GGAAAGTGTTGGTGAGCTATGAAATGCCAAAGCCTAACATAGGGATACACAGGTTTGTGTTTGTCCTGTTCCAGCAAAAACGTAGGCAGTGTGTTACTCCACCCTCTTCCAGGGACAACTTTAACACTCGAAAATTCTCATCTGAGAACGACCTCGGCCTCCCTGTTGCTGCTGTCTACTTCAATGCACAGAGGGAAACTGCTGCAAGAAGACGCTAA